In Yarrowia lipolytica chromosome 1F, complete sequence, a genomic segment contains:
- a CDS encoding uncharacterized protein (Compare to YALI0F14619g, no similarity, similar to Saccharomyces cerevisiae KRE1 (YNL322C); ancestral locus Anc_3.18): protein MRFSTTLLLASLTLLVDAQAAAAPAAGAAAPAAAPAAPAANNPGAGAAPANGANIAPAPAPAPAAPAPAAPAGANAPAANPAAPAANAPGANAGAAIVNGDGAAAAPAAPGAAGAATPSSSSTLAAGAKATPSSSSTLAAGAVATPSTSSTTLPVGAAAAVPAASSTTTGTSSTTNADGLGDVPGLASTSTTAVPPAANIAPHGGLGGGPGGVIPTTVVSTPVWVTGTLPNGQKATTESLYTQKFTSMYETTGTWSSGSVGLGSLSSKGTIGVERPPMYITVATAATSK from the coding sequence ATGAGATTCTCAACCACATTGCTGCTTGCCTCTCTGACCCTGCTTGTCGACgcccaagctgctgctgcgcCTGCCGccggtgctgctgctccagccGCCGCTCCcgctgctccagcagcaaacAACCCAGGTGCCGGAGCTGCCCCAGCCAACGGAGCCAACattgctcctgctcctgctcccgctcCTGCCGCGCCTGCCCCCGCCGCTCCTGCTGGAGCTAACGCGCCTGCCGCTAACCCCGCTGCTCCTGCCGCAAATGCTCCAGGCGCCAATGCCGGAGCTGCGATTGTCAACGGAGacggtgctgctgctgccccaGCTGCACCGGGGGCCGCTGGCGCTGCTACACCCTCATCCTCGTCTACTCTGGCCGCTGGAGCCAAGGCAACTCCATCCTCATCCTCGACTCTTGCTGCAGGAGCCGTAGCCACCCCTTCCACATCGTCTACTACCCTGCCCGTAGGAGCTGCAGCTGCCGTACCCGCAgcatcatcaacaactACCGGTACCTCATCCACCACTAACGCTGACGGACTCGGCGATGTCCCTGGCCTCGCTtccacatccaccaccGCTGTGCCTCCTGCAGCAAACATTGCCCCTCAtggtggtcttggaggaggtcctggaggagtcatTCCCACAACAGTGGTGTCTACACCCGTTTGGGTGACCGGCACTCTGCCTAACGGCCAGAAGGCCACCACCGAGTCTCTATACACCCAAAAATTCACTTCAATGTACGAGACGACAGGCACATGGTCGAGTGGCTCTGTGGGACTAGGTTCGCTGTCTTCCAAGGGCACTATTGGAGTCGAGCGACCACCCATGTATATCACCGTCGCCACCGCCGCCACCAGCAAATAG